Proteins from a genomic interval of Odocoileus virginianus isolate 20LAN1187 ecotype Illinois unplaced genomic scaffold, Ovbor_1.2 Unplaced_Contig_20, whole genome shotgun sequence:
- the LOC110138033 gene encoding tripartite motif-containing protein 6 isoform X2 — translation MATMTSAVLVDIQDEVTCPICLELLTEPLSIDCGHSFCQACITANNKESLPGQDGQNRCPVCQTSYWLGNLRPNRHLANIAERLREVVLGSGKQLNVILCAHHGEKLQLFCEEDGKLICWLCERSQEHRGHHTFLMEEIAQEYQEKFQESLKKLRQEQQEAEKLTAVIREKRTSWKNQMEPERHRIQKQFDQLRSILDKEEQRQLKKLEEEERRGLNIIAEAEVELVQQSQSLRELISDLERRCEGSATELLQDVSDVAKRSEFWTLKKPEALPTKLKSMFRAPDLKKMLRVFRVDVTLNPHTANLNLVLSKNRRQVRFVGAQLSGSHLEEHYGCGVLGSRHFSSGKHYWEVDVAKKTDWILGVCSDSVGPAFSFNQFANNRNVYSRYQPQSGYWVIGLHHKHEYRAYEESSTSLLLSMTVPPRRIGVFLDYDAGTVSFYNVTNHGFPIYTFSKYYFPTTLCPYFNPCNCVFPMTLRRPSS, via the exons ATGGCTACAATGACTTCAGCAGTCCTGGTGGACATCCAAGATGAAGTGACCTGCCCCATCTGCCTGGAGCTCCTGACCGAACCCCTGAGCATAGACTGTGGACACAGCTTCTGCCAAGCCTGCATCACTGCAAACAACAAGGAGTCTCTGCCTGGCCAAGATGGGCAGAACAGGTGTCCCGTGTGCCAGACCAGCTACTGGCTTGGGAACCTGCGGCCCAATCGGCACCTGGCCAACATAGCCgagaggctcagggaggtggTGTTGGGCTCAGGGAAGCAGCTGAATGTGATTCTTTGTGCGCACCATGGAGAGAAACTCCAGCTTTTCTGTGAGGAGGATGGGAAGCTCATTTGCTGGCTTTGCGAGCGGTCTCAGGAGCACCGTGGTCACCACACATTCCTCATGGAGGAGATAGCCCAGGAGTACCAG GAGAAGTTCCAGGAGtctctgaagaagctgaggcaagAGCAGCAGGAAGCCGAGAAATTAACAGCTGTTATCAGAGAGAAGAGGACATCCTGGAAG AATCAGATGGAACCTGAGAGACACAGGATCCAGAAACAGTTTGATCAGTTGAGGAGCATCCTGGACAAAGAGGAGCAGCGACAGCTGaagaagctggaggaggaggagaggagggggctgaACATCATAGCAGAAGCTGAGGTCGAGCTGGTCCAGCAGAGCCAGTCTCTGAGAGAGCTCATCTCAGACCTGGAGCGCCGTTGTGAGGGGTCAGCAACAGAGCTCCTGCAG gATGTGAGTGATGTTGCGAAAAG GAGTGAGTTCTGGACCCTGAAGAAGCCAGAGGCTCTCCCCACCAAGCTGAAGAGTATGTTTCGAGCTCCAGATCTGAAAAAGATGCTGCGAGTGTTTAGAG TGGACGTGACCCTGAATCCACACACGGCTAATTTAAATCTTGTCCTGTCTAAGAACCGGAGGCAGGTGCGATTTGTGGGCGCTCAGCTGTCCGGGTCTCATCTGGAGGAGCATTACGGCTGTGGTGTCCTGGGCTCTCGGCACTTTTCCTCAGGGAAGCATTACTGGGAGGTAGATGTGGCCAAGAAGACTGACTGGATCCTGGGGGTGTGCAGTGATTCAGTGGGACCTGCTTTCTCTTTCAACCAGTTTGCAAACAATCGGAATGTTTACTCCCGATACCAGCCTCAAAGCGGGTACTGGGTGATTGGATTACATCACAAGCATGAATACAGAGCCTACGAGGAATCGTCCACGTCCCTGCTCTTATCCATGACAGTGCCCCCTCGCCGAATTGGGGTGTTCTTAGACTATGATGCCGGCACAGTCTCCTTTTACAATGTCACCAACCATGGCTTCCCCATCTACACCTTCTCTAAGTATTACTTTCCTACAACCCTTTGTCCGTATTTTAATCCTTGCAACTGTGTGTTCCCGATGACTCTGCGTCGCCCAAGCTCTTAA
- the LOC110138033 gene encoding tripartite motif-containing protein 6 isoform X3 translates to MATMTSAVLVDIQDEVTCPICLELLTEPLSIDCGHSFCQACITANNKESLPGQDGQNRCPVCQTSYWLGNLRPNRHLANIAERLREVVLGSGKQLNVILCAHHGEKLQLFCEEDGKLICWLCERSQEHRGHHTFLMEEIAQEYQEKFQESLKKLRQEQQEAEKLTAVIREKRTSWKNQMEPERHRIQKQFDQLRSILDKEEQRQLKKLEEEERRGLNIIAEAEVELVQQSQSLRELISDLERRCEGSATELLQDVSDVAKRSEFWTLKKPEALPTKLKSMFRAPDLKKMLRVFRGKGETADLRLLV, encoded by the exons ATGGCTACAATGACTTCAGCAGTCCTGGTGGACATCCAAGATGAAGTGACCTGCCCCATCTGCCTGGAGCTCCTGACCGAACCCCTGAGCATAGACTGTGGACACAGCTTCTGCCAAGCCTGCATCACTGCAAACAACAAGGAGTCTCTGCCTGGCCAAGATGGGCAGAACAGGTGTCCCGTGTGCCAGACCAGCTACTGGCTTGGGAACCTGCGGCCCAATCGGCACCTGGCCAACATAGCCgagaggctcagggaggtggTGTTGGGCTCAGGGAAGCAGCTGAATGTGATTCTTTGTGCGCACCATGGAGAGAAACTCCAGCTTTTCTGTGAGGAGGATGGGAAGCTCATTTGCTGGCTTTGCGAGCGGTCTCAGGAGCACCGTGGTCACCACACATTCCTCATGGAGGAGATAGCCCAGGAGTACCAG GAGAAGTTCCAGGAGtctctgaagaagctgaggcaagAGCAGCAGGAAGCCGAGAAATTAACAGCTGTTATCAGAGAGAAGAGGACATCCTGGAAG AATCAGATGGAACCTGAGAGACACAGGATCCAGAAACAGTTTGATCAGTTGAGGAGCATCCTGGACAAAGAGGAGCAGCGACAGCTGaagaagctggaggaggaggagaggagggggctgaACATCATAGCAGAAGCTGAGGTCGAGCTGGTCCAGCAGAGCCAGTCTCTGAGAGAGCTCATCTCAGACCTGGAGCGCCGTTGTGAGGGGTCAGCAACAGAGCTCCTGCAG gATGTGAGTGATGTTGCGAAAAG GAGTGAGTTCTGGACCCTGAAGAAGCCAGAGGCTCTCCCCACCAAGCTGAAGAGTATGTTTCGAGCTCCAGATCTGAAAAAGATGCTGCGAGTGTTTAGAG GTAAGGGAGAGACAGCAGACCTGAGACTGCTGGTGTGA
- the LOC110138033 gene encoding tripartite motif-containing protein 6 isoform X1 — MATMTSAVLVDIQDEVTCPICLELLTEPLSIDCGHSFCQACITANNKESLPGQDGQNRCPVCQTSYWLGNLRPNRHLANIAERLREVVLGSGKQLNVILCAHHGEKLQLFCEEDGKLICWLCERSQEHRGHHTFLMEEIAQEYQEKFQESLKKLRQEQQEAEKLTAVIREKRTSWKNQMEPERHRIQKQFDQLRSILDKEEQRQLKKLEEEERRGLNIIAEAEVELVQQSQSLRELISDLERRCEGSATELLQDVSDVAKRSEFWTLKKPEALPTKLKSMFRAPDLKKMLRVFRELTDVQSYWVDVTLNPHTANLNLVLSKNRRQVRFVGAQLSGSHLEEHYGCGVLGSRHFSSGKHYWEVDVAKKTDWILGVCSDSVGPAFSFNQFANNRNVYSRYQPQSGYWVIGLHHKHEYRAYEESSTSLLLSMTVPPRRIGVFLDYDAGTVSFYNVTNHGFPIYTFSKYYFPTTLCPYFNPCNCVFPMTLRRPSS; from the exons ATGGCTACAATGACTTCAGCAGTCCTGGTGGACATCCAAGATGAAGTGACCTGCCCCATCTGCCTGGAGCTCCTGACCGAACCCCTGAGCATAGACTGTGGACACAGCTTCTGCCAAGCCTGCATCACTGCAAACAACAAGGAGTCTCTGCCTGGCCAAGATGGGCAGAACAGGTGTCCCGTGTGCCAGACCAGCTACTGGCTTGGGAACCTGCGGCCCAATCGGCACCTGGCCAACATAGCCgagaggctcagggaggtggTGTTGGGCTCAGGGAAGCAGCTGAATGTGATTCTTTGTGCGCACCATGGAGAGAAACTCCAGCTTTTCTGTGAGGAGGATGGGAAGCTCATTTGCTGGCTTTGCGAGCGGTCTCAGGAGCACCGTGGTCACCACACATTCCTCATGGAGGAGATAGCCCAGGAGTACCAG GAGAAGTTCCAGGAGtctctgaagaagctgaggcaagAGCAGCAGGAAGCCGAGAAATTAACAGCTGTTATCAGAGAGAAGAGGACATCCTGGAAG AATCAGATGGAACCTGAGAGACACAGGATCCAGAAACAGTTTGATCAGTTGAGGAGCATCCTGGACAAAGAGGAGCAGCGACAGCTGaagaagctggaggaggaggagaggagggggctgaACATCATAGCAGAAGCTGAGGTCGAGCTGGTCCAGCAGAGCCAGTCTCTGAGAGAGCTCATCTCAGACCTGGAGCGCCGTTGTGAGGGGTCAGCAACAGAGCTCCTGCAG gATGTGAGTGATGTTGCGAAAAG GAGTGAGTTCTGGACCCTGAAGAAGCCAGAGGCTCTCCCCACCAAGCTGAAGAGTATGTTTCGAGCTCCAGATCTGAAAAAGATGCTGCGAGTGTTTAGAG AGCTGACAGATGTCCAGAGCTACTGGG TGGACGTGACCCTGAATCCACACACGGCTAATTTAAATCTTGTCCTGTCTAAGAACCGGAGGCAGGTGCGATTTGTGGGCGCTCAGCTGTCCGGGTCTCATCTGGAGGAGCATTACGGCTGTGGTGTCCTGGGCTCTCGGCACTTTTCCTCAGGGAAGCATTACTGGGAGGTAGATGTGGCCAAGAAGACTGACTGGATCCTGGGGGTGTGCAGTGATTCAGTGGGACCTGCTTTCTCTTTCAACCAGTTTGCAAACAATCGGAATGTTTACTCCCGATACCAGCCTCAAAGCGGGTACTGGGTGATTGGATTACATCACAAGCATGAATACAGAGCCTACGAGGAATCGTCCACGTCCCTGCTCTTATCCATGACAGTGCCCCCTCGCCGAATTGGGGTGTTCTTAGACTATGATGCCGGCACAGTCTCCTTTTACAATGTCACCAACCATGGCTTCCCCATCTACACCTTCTCTAAGTATTACTTTCCTACAACCCTTTGTCCGTATTTTAATCCTTGCAACTGTGTGTTCCCGATGACTCTGCGTCGCCCAAGCTCTTAA
- the LOC110138037 gene encoding olfactory receptor 52B4-like yields the protein MTASNHSSVSHTVFHLLGIPGLEDQHMWISIPFFMSYVIALLGNSLLIFIIFMERSLHEPMYLFLCMLAGADLVLSTCTVPQALAIFWFNVREISLDRCITQLFFIHSTFISESGILLVMAFDRYIAICYPLRYASILTHTLIVKIGVIAFLRSYCTILPIIFLLKRLTFCQNNVIPHTYCEHIGLAKYACNDIRVNIWYGFAILMLTVVLDVLLIFVSYVLILHAVFHIPSQDARHKALNTCGSHVCVIILFYGPGIFTILTQRFGRHILPHIHILLANVCMLAPPMMNPIIYGIKTKQIWEQVAHVLFIRQK from the coding sequence ATGACTGCTTCTAACCACAGCAGTGTTAGCCACACAGTCTTCCACTTGCTGGGTATCCCTGGCCTTGAGGACCAGCACATGTGGATCTCCATCCCCTTCTTCATGTCCTATGTCATCGCCCTGCTTGGGAACAGCCTGCTCATCTTCATTATCTTCATGGAAAGGAGCCTCCATGAGCCCATGTACCTCTTCCTCTGCATGCTGGCTGGAGCAGACCTTGTCCTCTCCACATGCACAGTCCCTCAGGCCTTGGCCATTTTCTGGTTCAATGTGAGGGAGATTTCCCTGGATCGCTGCATCACTCaacttttcttcatccattccacCTTCATCTCTGAGTCGGGGATCTTGCTAGTGATGGCATTTGATCGCTACATTGCCATATGCTACCCTCTGAGATACGCCAGTATTCTTACACACACACTAATTGTCAAAATCGGTGTGATTGCTTTTCTGAGAAGTTATTGTACAATTTTGCCCATAATATTTCTCTTGAAAAGGTTGACTTTTTGCCAAAATAATGTCATTCCACACACCTATTGTGAACATATTGGCTTGGCCAAATATGCTTGTAATGACATTCGAGTGAACATCTGGTATGGGTTTGCTATCCTCATGTTAACAGTGGTCTTAGATGTcctattaatttttgtttcttatgtTCTGATTCTCCATGCTGTCTTCCACATCCCTTCCCAAGATGCTCGTCACAAGGCTCTCAACACGTGTGGTTCCCATGTCTGTGtcatcattctcttttatggGCCTGGAATCTTCACAATCCTTACTCAGAGGTTTGGCCGCCACATTCTACCTCATATCCACATCTTGTTGGCTAATGTCTGCATGCTTGCTCCACCTATGATGAATCCCATCATTTATGGGATCAAGACCAAGCAAATCTGGGAGCAGGTAGCTCATGTGTTGTTTATAAGGCAGAAGTAA